A part of Larkinella insperata genomic DNA contains:
- the cobA gene encoding uroporphyrinogen-III C-methyltransferase, producing the protein MQPKLTLVGAGPGDGELITLKGIRALQQADVVLYDDLANDSLLDFAPKHALKTYVGKRAGKASFSQEAINDLIVRLAQEHGHVVRLKGGDSYVFGRGYEEYEHVRQYGIACEVVPGVSSCIAVPASQGIPVTARGVSESFWVITGTTRHGELSDDLRLAVQSKATVVVLMGMNKLAEICALYCQAGRGHMPMAVVQNGTRLNEQCVVGQVWKMPHLVAEQGVGAPAVLVIGEVVTLHPAYLVECLRGLSVAV; encoded by the coding sequence ATGCAGCCAAAACTTACACTCGTGGGGGCGGGTCCCGGTGACGGCGAATTGATCACCTTGAAAGGGATCAGGGCGCTTCAACAAGCCGACGTCGTCTTGTACGACGATCTGGCTAACGACAGCTTACTGGATTTTGCACCGAAGCACGCGCTGAAAACGTACGTGGGCAAACGAGCCGGTAAAGCGTCGTTTTCGCAGGAAGCCATCAATGACCTGATTGTGCGGCTGGCGCAGGAACACGGCCACGTCGTTCGGCTGAAAGGGGGGGATTCCTACGTATTCGGACGCGGGTATGAGGAATACGAACACGTTCGGCAGTACGGCATTGCCTGCGAGGTAGTTCCGGGCGTATCCAGCTGCATTGCGGTTCCAGCCTCGCAGGGAATACCGGTAACGGCCCGGGGGGTCAGCGAAAGTTTCTGGGTCATCACTGGCACCACACGCCACGGCGAACTGTCCGACGATTTGCGGCTGGCGGTCCAGTCAAAAGCTACGGTGGTGGTGCTGATGGGCATGAATAAACTGGCCGAAATCTGCGCCTTATACTGCCAGGCCGGACGGGGCCACATGCCGATGGCCGTCGTGCAGAACGGAACCCGGCTTAATGAGCAGTGTGTGGTAGGTCAGGTCTGGAAAATGCCGCATTTGGTAGCAGAGCAGGGCGTGGGGGCGCCGGCTGTGCTGGTCATCGGCGAAGTCGTTACGTTGCATCCGGCCTATCTGGTGGAGTGCCTGCGGGGGCTGTCGGTGGCGGTATAA
- the nirB gene encoding nitrite reductase large subunit NirB has protein sequence MNTGKMQRVVVIGNGMVGYKFCEKLVAKQKNGQQFSLTVFGEEPRVAYDRVHLSAYFAGKTADDLTLAPESWYTENGIPLYLTDPVVDIDRQRREVRSHHGVVVPYDYLVLATGSGAFVPPVAGVEKDGVFVYRTIEDLDLIQSYARKARKGAVMGGGLLGLEAAKALLDLGLEEAHVIEFAPRLMPRQIDDAGSGILQRQLESLGLSIHLSKNTQQITGEDTIQGIQFADGSTLDVDMLIISAGIRPRDELAKAAGLNTHPRGGILVDNFLQTSDPAVFAIGECAVAHHMIYGLVAPGYDMAEVVAARLMGDEKEFKPYDMSTKLKLIGTDVGSFGDPFIGEPNCRTITYENKAKGIYKRINIAADGKTLLGGILVGDAEQYNMLLQTCKNQTILPPNPEDLILGSRGGEEAGAATSFGGVMGLPDDALICSCEAITKAQLCHEIGENGHTSIDALKKATKACTGCGGCNPLVKDLIQGVMKQQGHYVRNVLCEHLDYTRQELLDLVKINQLKTFDEVLDQFGKGDGCEVCKPAVASLLASLWNENILEQGRATIQDSNDRFLANIQKGGTYSVVPRIPGGEITPDKLIVIGQVAKKYGLYTKITGGQRIDLFGAHVGDLPLIWEELINAGFESGHAYGKSLRTVKSCVGSTWCRFGVQDSVSFAIEVEDRYKGVRSPHKLKSGVSGCIRECAEAQSKDFGIIATEKGWNLYVGGNGGSKPQHAQLLASDVDKETCIRYIDRFLMFYIKTADPLTRTATWMAKMEGGMTYLKAVVVDDVLGIGADLEREMQLLVDTFKCEWKEVVDNPELRKRFTHFVNVPELKDPTVEFATLRDQKRAKEWK, from the coding sequence ATGAACACAGGCAAAATGCAGCGCGTCGTTGTGATTGGCAACGGCATGGTCGGCTACAAATTCTGCGAGAAACTGGTAGCCAAACAAAAAAATGGGCAGCAGTTCAGTCTGACGGTTTTCGGAGAAGAGCCGCGTGTTGCCTACGATCGCGTTCATCTGAGCGCGTATTTTGCGGGTAAAACTGCCGACGACCTGACGTTGGCGCCCGAAAGCTGGTACACCGAAAACGGGATTCCGCTTTACCTGACCGATCCGGTGGTGGACATTGACCGCCAGCGCCGGGAAGTTCGTTCGCATCACGGCGTTGTCGTACCGTACGATTATCTGGTGCTGGCCACTGGTTCCGGGGCGTTTGTGCCACCCGTGGCCGGAGTGGAAAAAGATGGCGTCTTTGTTTACCGCACCATTGAAGACCTGGACCTGATTCAATCGTACGCACGGAAAGCTCGTAAAGGGGCGGTAATGGGGGGCGGTTTGCTGGGTCTGGAAGCGGCCAAAGCCCTGCTCGACCTTGGCCTGGAAGAAGCCCACGTCATTGAATTTGCCCCCCGGCTAATGCCCCGGCAAATCGACGATGCGGGTTCCGGCATTCTGCAACGCCAACTGGAATCGCTGGGCCTGAGCATTCACCTTTCTAAAAATACGCAGCAGATCACGGGCGAAGACACCATCCAGGGCATTCAGTTTGCCGACGGTAGCACGCTGGACGTTGATATGTTGATTATTTCCGCCGGGATTCGCCCGCGCGACGAGCTGGCCAAAGCGGCTGGCCTGAACACGCACCCACGCGGGGGCATTCTGGTCGATAATTTCCTGCAAACGTCTGACCCGGCGGTTTTTGCCATCGGCGAATGTGCCGTTGCTCACCACATGATTTACGGCCTGGTGGCTCCGGGTTACGACATGGCCGAAGTGGTGGCGGCCCGGTTGATGGGCGACGAAAAGGAGTTCAAGCCGTACGATATGTCGACCAAGCTGAAGCTGATCGGCACCGACGTTGGCAGCTTTGGCGATCCGTTTATCGGCGAACCCAATTGCCGCACCATTACCTACGAAAACAAGGCCAAAGGCATTTACAAGCGCATCAACATCGCGGCCGACGGCAAAACGTTGCTGGGCGGTATTCTGGTGGGTGATGCCGAGCAGTACAACATGCTGCTGCAAACCTGCAAGAACCAAACCATTTTGCCCCCCAATCCCGAAGACCTGATTCTGGGGTCGCGGGGTGGCGAAGAAGCGGGCGCAGCTACGTCCTTTGGGGGCGTCATGGGATTACCCGACGATGCACTGATCTGTTCCTGCGAAGCCATCACCAAAGCCCAGCTTTGCCACGAAATCGGCGAGAACGGGCATACCAGTATTGATGCGCTCAAGAAAGCGACCAAAGCCTGTACGGGTTGCGGAGGCTGTAACCCGCTGGTGAAAGACCTGATTCAGGGGGTGATGAAACAACAAGGCCATTACGTCCGGAACGTCCTCTGCGAACACCTCGACTACACCCGCCAGGAGTTGCTCGACCTGGTTAAAATCAACCAGTTGAAAACCTTTGACGAGGTGCTGGATCAATTTGGCAAGGGCGACGGCTGCGAGGTCTGCAAACCGGCGGTGGCTTCGCTGCTGGCCAGTTTGTGGAACGAAAACATTCTGGAACAGGGCCGCGCCACCATTCAGGATTCCAACGACCGGTTTCTGGCGAATATTCAGAAAGGCGGAACCTACTCCGTGGTTCCGCGCATTCCGGGCGGTGAGATTACGCCCGACAAACTGATCGTGATTGGTCAGGTGGCAAAAAAATACGGTTTGTACACCAAAATTACCGGTGGCCAGCGCATCGACCTTTTCGGCGCGCACGTTGGCGACCTGCCCCTGATTTGGGAAGAACTGATCAACGCCGGTTTTGAAAGCGGACACGCCTACGGGAAATCGTTGCGGACGGTGAAAAGCTGCGTGGGCAGCACCTGGTGCCGCTTCGGGGTGCAGGATTCGGTTTCGTTCGCCATCGAAGTAGAAGACCGTTACAAAGGCGTTCGCTCCCCGCACAAACTCAAATCCGGCGTATCGGGCTGCATCCGGGAATGTGCCGAAGCGCAGAGCAAGGACTTTGGCATCATTGCCACCGAAAAAGGCTGGAACCTGTACGTGGGCGGTAACGGCGGCTCCAAACCCCAACACGCCCAACTGCTGGCGTCGGACGTTGACAAGGAAACCTGCATTCGTTACATCGACCGTTTCCTGATGTTTTACATCAAAACCGCCGATCCGCTGACCCGCACGGCCACCTGGATGGCCAAAATGGAGGGCGGCATGACCTACCTGAAAGCCGTGGTGGTGGACGACGTGCTGGGCATTGGGGCCGATCTGGAACGCGAAATGCAACTGCTGGTCGATACCTTCAAGTGCGAATGGAAAGAAGTGGTCGACAACCCGGAACTCCGCAAACGGTTTACCCACTTTGTCAACGTCCCTGAACTGAAAGACCCGACCGTGGAGTTTGCCACCCTGCGCGATCAGAAACGGGCCAAAGAGTGGAAATAA
- the nirD gene encoding nitrite reductase small subunit NirD, translating to MEALIADQEQMTWFLACRVEDVPADGGACVLLNGHQIAIYNFARRNEWFATDNECPHRQQMALSRGMIGSQGDEPKVACPFHKKTFSLRSGQCLNDESYQITTFPVKVTDGMVYIGLE from the coding sequence ATGGAAGCACTCATTGCTGATCAAGAACAAATGACGTGGTTTTTGGCCTGCCGCGTGGAGGATGTACCCGCCGATGGAGGGGCCTGCGTTCTGCTCAACGGCCACCAGATTGCCATTTACAACTTTGCCCGCCGGAACGAATGGTTTGCTACGGACAACGAATGCCCCCACCGCCAGCAAATGGCCCTGTCGCGCGGAATGATCGGCAGCCAGGGCGACGAACCCAAGGTGGCCTGTCCGTTCCACAAAAAAACGTTTTCGCTCCGCAGCGGCCAGTGCCTCAACGACGAAAGCTACCAGATTACCACCTTCCCGGTCAAAGTAACCGACGGAATGGTGTATATTGGGCTGGAATAA
- a CDS encoding ATP-binding protein → MTQLDQQVARRLTRFYVLALTVIAVLSLSGLLFIRRTLSDHYDDSRVVNVAGRQRMLSQRLTKLALLRTTEIPATDTASFAALLNTWNQSHRQLRDGMLRMEKEYLVRKSRRIDQMLTQLEPVFESMYRNLVRINTASTTPEQKKAALQTVLRAEPLFLEQMNAIVFRFDQESFERVRALEQIEWVLTVATLLILLIEGLLIFRPVVNHTKDVIRKLTESDEALRQSNAQLNVANTDLENANRQLVITQRELLWATEEKYRLQIAEENSRSAGLLEGQEEERRRFARELHDGIGQMLTGLKLHAEKLKAVPFPEPKHRERFEELCTLIYDVIQTTRQTSHNLMPSVLSDFGLGAALQLLAEQTTRSSGIPVSYEGETEGKRLTPAQEIGLYRIAQEALNNAIKHAEAQQITISWHRDGTQTTLTVEDDGKGFTQKAGPKKDRPPLPTNGLRNMHTRARLLNGELTITSKRKKGTNVTVYSTDTRNA, encoded by the coding sequence ATGACCCAACTCGATCAGCAGGTTGCCCGCCGGTTAACCCGGTTTTACGTACTCGCGCTCACGGTGATCGCCGTGTTGTCGCTGAGCGGCCTGCTGTTCATCCGGCGCACGCTGAGCGACCATTACGACGACAGCCGGGTGGTCAACGTGGCCGGTCGGCAACGGATGCTGAGCCAGCGCCTGACCAAACTGGCCCTATTGCGCACGACCGAAATCCCGGCCACCGACACGGCTTCGTTTGCCGCCCTGCTGAACACCTGGAACCAGAGCCACCGGCAGTTGCGCGACGGTATGCTGCGAATGGAAAAGGAGTACCTGGTCCGGAAAAGCCGCCGGATCGACCAGATGCTGACCCAGCTCGAACCAGTTTTTGAGTCCATGTACCGGAATCTGGTTCGGATCAATACCGCATCGACAACGCCGGAGCAGAAAAAAGCCGCGTTGCAGACCGTACTGCGGGCCGAGCCGCTGTTTCTGGAACAGATGAACGCCATTGTTTTCCGGTTTGACCAAGAAAGCTTCGAGCGGGTCCGGGCGCTCGAACAGATTGAGTGGGTGCTGACGGTAGCGACGCTGCTGATTCTGCTGATTGAGGGGCTGCTGATTTTCCGGCCGGTGGTCAACCACACGAAAGACGTGATTCGCAAACTAACCGAGTCGGATGAGGCTCTGCGCCAGTCGAATGCGCAACTCAATGTAGCCAATACCGACCTGGAAAACGCCAACCGGCAACTGGTTATTACGCAGCGCGAACTGCTGTGGGCCACCGAGGAAAAATACCGGCTGCAAATAGCGGAAGAAAACAGTCGCTCGGCGGGGTTGCTGGAAGGCCAGGAAGAAGAACGGCGCCGGTTTGCGCGTGAACTCCACGACGGGATTGGCCAGATGCTGACCGGCCTGAAACTGCACGCGGAAAAACTGAAAGCCGTGCCCTTTCCCGAACCCAAACACCGCGAACGGTTTGAAGAATTGTGCACCCTGATCTACGACGTGATTCAAACCACCCGGCAGACTTCGCACAACCTGATGCCGTCGGTGCTGAGCGATTTTGGACTGGGAGCGGCTTTGCAGTTGCTGGCCGAACAGACCACCCGCTCTTCGGGCATCCCGGTTAGCTACGAGGGCGAAACGGAGGGGAAACGCCTGACGCCCGCCCAGGAAATTGGCCTGTACCGGATTGCGCAGGAAGCCCTCAACAACGCCATTAAACACGCGGAAGCGCAGCAGATTACCATTAGCTGGCATCGCGACGGCACCCAAACGACGCTTACCGTAGAGGACGACGGCAAAGGGTTTACGCAAAAAGCAGGGCCGAAAAAAGACCGGCCACCCCTGCCAACCAACGGCCTGCGGAACATGCACACCCGGGCCCGGCTGCTGAATGGAGAACTGACGATCACGTCAAAACGTAAAAAAGGAACGAACGTCACGGTTTATTCAACTGATACCCGCAACGCATGA
- a CDS encoding response regulator transcription factor, protein MTPIRIMVADDHSVVRKGVRLLLEDEADIEIVGEAPDGDEAIDLIPVVNPDVLFLDITMPRLSGIEALQIITQQFPAVRILMFSMHNNKDYILKSVQYGAAGYLQKDTDREEILRAIRAVVGGDLYYPPSASSIIIRHLMLPTAPAASDETSPAPSSKSSIWNKVSSREAQILTCLIEGMSSQEIAKRFDISSNTVANQRASILRKAGVKNTVELIRLALNEKRSGGTA, encoded by the coding sequence ATGACACCGATACGAATTATGGTTGCCGACGACCACTCGGTGGTCCGAAAAGGCGTCCGACTGTTGCTGGAAGATGAAGCTGATATTGAAATTGTCGGGGAAGCGCCCGACGGCGATGAGGCTATTGATCTGATCCCCGTGGTCAACCCCGATGTGCTTTTTCTGGACATCACCATGCCGCGCTTGTCGGGCATTGAAGCCCTGCAAATCATTACGCAGCAGTTTCCGGCTGTCCGGATTCTGATGTTCAGTATGCACAACAACAAGGATTACATCCTGAAATCGGTGCAGTACGGCGCGGCTGGTTATTTACAGAAAGACACCGACCGGGAGGAAATTCTGCGGGCCATTCGGGCCGTTGTGGGGGGCGATTTGTATTATCCGCCCAGTGCTTCCTCCATCATTATCCGGCACCTGATGCTGCCCACTGCCCCGGCGGCCAGCGATGAAACCAGCCCCGCACCGTCCTCAAAATCGTCGATCTGGAACAAGGTCAGTTCGCGCGAAGCCCAGATTCTGACCTGCCTGATTGAAGGGATGAGCAGCCAGGAGATTGCCAAACGGTTCGACATTAGTTCCAATACCGTGGCCAACCAGCGCGCCAGTATCCTGCGAAAAGCGGGTGTCAAAAATACCGTCGAGCTGATCCGGCTGGCCCTGAATGAGAAGCGGTCCGGCGGTACTGCCTGA